The Jannaschia sp. GRR-S6-38 genomic interval GGTCGCGGTGTTGTTCAGCACCTTCGCGGCGGCGTCGGCCATGGTCTTGATCGTCACGCCCTCGCCCGCCTTCATCGCGGCCTCCAGCGCGGCGACCGACCCGTTCCAGGTGCGGAAGGTCTTGGCCGTCGCCTCCTCCAGCCCGCTCGCGTCGCGCAGCCAGTCGTTCACCTGGTCGGCCTGAACGGTGTAGCGCGTCCCGCCCTCGATCCATTCGAAAAGCGGCGCGCCCGGCAGGTCCGCCAGATCGTGCAGCGCCCGCACGAGGCGCCGGTCGCCGAGCTGCCGCCGCACGCGCTTGCCGCCCTTCGCGGTCCAGTCCAGCCGCAGCTTGCCGTCCTGCGAGCGCAGGTTGCCCTGGCGCAGCGTCGTCGCGCCCTCGGTCCCGTTCTCGGCGCGGTATTCCGGCGTACCGACGCGGATCGACAGCCGGTCGATCAGGCGGAGCACCGCGGCGATGGCGAAGTCGCGCTCGCCCGCCTCGCCCTTCAGCGCCTCGGTCACGCGGCGGCGCAGGCGCGGCAGGGCGGCGCCGAATTCCGGCAGCTCCTCGTATTTCTGCATCGCGCGCCAGGCCGCCCAATCCTCATGGTAGCGGTACTGCTTGCGCGTCCGCGCGTCGTAGCCGGTGGCCTGCAGGTGGCCGCGCCGCTCCGGGCTGATCCAGACATCGGCATAGGCGGGCGGCACGGCCAGCGCGTCGATCCGCGCACGCTCCGCCGCGTCGTCGATGGTCGTGCCGTCGGGCGCGCGATAGGACCAGCCGCGCCCCGCCTTCCGGCGGGTGATGCCGGGCCGGTCGTCGGGGTAGTAGATCAGGTCGGGAAGCGGTGCCATGGAAGGGCAACGCGCGACGCTGCCACGGCGGTTCCCGGTGCGGCCATTGCACCCGTCCGCGGCGCGTGACACGCTGCGCCATGACGCCCGAGACCCTGCCCGCCTGGCCCGATTGCGCCGCCGACCTGATCGCCGTCGCCGCCGGACGACAGCCCGCCGAAACCGTGATCCGGGGGGGCCGCGTCGCCCTCGTCCACACCCGCGAGATCCTTGACTGGCAGATCGCCATCGCGCAGGGCCGCATCGCCTATGTCGGCCCCGATGCCGGTCATTGCATCGGCCCGGAGACCGAGGTGATCGACGCGGAGGGCGCCTTCGTGATCCCCGGCCTGATCGACGCGCATATGCATGTCGAGTCGGGCATGCTGACGCCCGCGGAATTCGCCGCCGCCGTCCTGCCGCACGGCACCACGGCGATGTTCACCGACCCGCACGAGATCGCCAATGTCCTGGGGCTGGAAGGCGTGCGCCTGATGCATGACGAGGCGCGGGGCCTGCCCTGCTCGATGTTCGTGCAGATGCCATCCTGCGCGCCCTCGGCGCCGGGGCTGGAGACGACGGGCCACGAGATCACGCCCGCGGACGTGGCCGAGGCGATGGCCTGGCCGGGCATCGTGGGCCTGGGCGAGATGATGAACTTCCCGGGCGTCGCGGCGGGCGATCCGAAGATGCTGGCCGAGATGGCCGCCACCGCGCGGGCCGGCAAGACGATCGGCGGGCACTATGCCTCGCCCGATCTGGGCCCTGCCTTCCACGCCTATGCCGCGGGCGGCCCCGCCGACGATCACGAGGGCACCTGCGAGGCCGATGCCGTGGCCCGCGTGCGCCAGGGGATGCGGTCGATGATGCGGCTGGGCAGCGCATGGTATGACGTCGAGAGCCAGATCACCGCCGTGACCGAGCGGGGGCTCGACCCGCGCAACTTCGTGCTCTGCACCGATGACAGCCACGCGGGCACGCTGACCCGCGACGGCCACATGAACCGCGTCCTGCGCCACGCCATCGCGTGCGGATGCGATCCGCTGGTGGCGCTGCAGATGTGCACGATCAACACCGCGACCCATTTCGGGATGGAGCGCGAGCTGGGCGCCATCGCCCCCGGCAGGCGCGCCGATCTCGTCTTCACCTCGGACCTGCGAGACCTTCCCATCGGGCGCGTCATCGCGCTGGGCCGGACGGTGGCGATGGACGGCGAGCTGACCGCCGATTGCCCGCATGGCGACTGGCCCGCCCAGGCCCGCGACACGGTGCATCTGGGCCGCGCGCTGACGGCGGCGGATTTCGCCGTCCCCGCGCCCGAGGGCGCCACTGAGGTCAGCGCGCGCGTCATCGGCGTGGTCGAGAACCAGGCGCCCACCAAGGCGCTGACCCGCCGCCTGCCGGTGGCGGACGGCGCGGTGCAGATCGCGGGCGACACCTGCCGGATCGCGCTGGTGGAACGGCATCGCGGCACCGGCGGCGTCGTGAACGGCTTCGTGTCGGGCTTCGGCTACGAGGGCGCGATGGCCATGGCCTCAACCGTCGCGCATGACAGCCACCACATGATCGTCGTCGGCACCGATGCCGAGAACATGGCCCGCGCCACCAACCGGCTGGCCGAGGTCGGCGGCGGCGTGACGCTTTTCGCCGACGGGACCGAGCAGGCGCTGGTCGAGCTGCCCATCGCGGGGCTGATCTCGGACCGGCCGGCCGCCGAGGTGGCCGCGAAGGCGGATGCGCTGGGCGCGGCGATGCGCGCGGCGGGCTGCACGCTCAACAACGCCTATATGCAGCATTCCCTGCTGGCCCTGGTCGTGATCCCGGAACTCCGGATCAGCGATTTGGGGCTGGTGGATGTCACGAAATTCGAACTGACGGACCTTATCGAGACCGCATGACCGACCTGACCCCCCTCTGCACTCCCGGCCGGGCCGAGGCCCAGCCCTTCACCGATCCGGCGAAGGCCGTGGCGGAGCTGATCCGTCTCTACCGCGAGGCGACGGGCTACCTGCGCGACAATTTCCAGACCGCGCTGCAATCGGCCGGGATGCCCGATTGCCGCTTCCGGGCCTATTACCCCGAGATCCGCATCACCACGACCAGCTACGGGCGCACCGACAGCCGGCTCAGTTTCGGCCATGTCACAGATCCGGGGCGCTATGCCGCCACGGTCACCCGGCCCGACCTCTTCGCGAACTACCTGACGCACCAGATCGACCTGCTCCTGAAATCCCACGAGGTCCCGATCTGGATCGGCCAGTCCGCCACCGCGATCCCGATCCATTTCGCAGTGATGAACGACGGCGATCTGGAGGTCCCGCAGGACGGCGTCCTGCCCTTCCTGATGCGCGACGTGTTCGACGTGCCCGACCTCGAGACGACGAACGACGCCATCGTGAACGGCGTGGGCTTCACCTACGAGGACGGCGCCCGGCCGCTCGCGCCCTTCACCGCGCAGCGCGTCGATTACTCGCTGGCGCGGCTGTCGCATTACACCGCCACCAGCCCCGACGATTTCCAGAACCACGTCCTGTTCACCAACTACCAGTTCTATGTCGACGAGTTCATCGCCTATGCGCGCCAGGCGCTGCGCGATCCGGATTCGGGCTATGCGGAACTGGTCGGTCCCCTGGGTCAGCGCGTCACGCCCGAGGATCCGGACGCACCGATGGTCGATCCGCCCAAGATGCCGC includes:
- a CDS encoding DNA topoisomerase IB, translated to MAPLPDLIYYPDDRPGITRRKAGRGWSYRAPDGTTIDDAAERARIDALAVPPAYADVWISPERRGHLQATGYDARTRKQYRYHEDWAAWRAMQKYEELPEFGAALPRLRRRVTEALKGEAGERDFAIAAVLRLIDRLSIRVGTPEYRAENGTEGATTLRQGNLRSQDGKLRLDWTAKGGKRVRRQLGDRRLVRALHDLADLPGAPLFEWIEGGTRYTVQADQVNDWLRDASGLEEATAKTFRTWNGSVAALEAAMKAGEGVTIKTMADAAAKVLNNTATVARNSYIHPAVIDLSEDWRDVAVPENPRGLRQGERALLSLLG
- a CDS encoding adenine deaminase, with translation MTPETLPAWPDCAADLIAVAAGRQPAETVIRGGRVALVHTREILDWQIAIAQGRIAYVGPDAGHCIGPETEVIDAEGAFVIPGLIDAHMHVESGMLTPAEFAAAVLPHGTTAMFTDPHEIANVLGLEGVRLMHDEARGLPCSMFVQMPSCAPSAPGLETTGHEITPADVAEAMAWPGIVGLGEMMNFPGVAAGDPKMLAEMAATARAGKTIGGHYASPDLGPAFHAYAAGGPADDHEGTCEADAVARVRQGMRSMMRLGSAWYDVESQITAVTERGLDPRNFVLCTDDSHAGTLTRDGHMNRVLRHAIACGCDPLVALQMCTINTATHFGMERELGAIAPGRRADLVFTSDLRDLPIGRVIALGRTVAMDGELTADCPHGDWPAQARDTVHLGRALTAADFAVPAPEGATEVSARVIGVVENQAPTKALTRRLPVADGAVQIAGDTCRIALVERHRGTGGVVNGFVSGFGYEGAMAMASTVAHDSHHMIVVGTDAENMARATNRLAEVGGGVTLFADGTEQALVELPIAGLISDRPAAEVAAKADALGAAMRAAGCTLNNAYMQHSLLALVVIPELRISDLGLVDVTKFELTDLIETA
- a CDS encoding AMP nucleosidase — its product is MTDLTPLCTPGRAEAQPFTDPAKAVAELIRLYREATGYLRDNFQTALQSAGMPDCRFRAYYPEIRITTTSYGRTDSRLSFGHVTDPGRYAATVTRPDLFANYLTHQIDLLLKSHEVPIWIGQSATAIPIHFAVMNDGDLEVPQDGVLPFLMRDVFDVPDLETTNDAIVNGVGFTYEDGARPLAPFTAQRVDYSLARLSHYTATSPDDFQNHVLFTNYQFYVDEFIAYARQALRDPDSGYAELVGPLGQRVTPEDPDAPMVDPPKMPQMPTYHLTRPGQAGITLVNIGVGPSNAKTATDHIAVLRPHVWLMVGHCAGLRNSQSLGDFVLAHAYLREDHVLDDDLPVWVPIPALAEVQVALETAVADVTQLEGYELKRIMRTGTVATIDNRNWELREQAGPVQRLSQSRAVALDMESATIAANGFRFRVPYGTLLCVSDKPLHGELKLPGMASSFYRTQVSRHLLIGIRAMESLREMPLARLHSRKLRSFEETAFL